A genomic region of Paenibacillus sp. PL2-23 contains the following coding sequences:
- a CDS encoding IS3 family transposase (programmed frameshift) produces MHTVRLIQEEGKTVAQVAREMGLHENTLYRWLAEFKADGAQAFPGSGQLKPDDKAMRDLQKRIRDLEEENEVLKKGHALLRQRPALIYAYIHEHRSKRCVTKLCSWLGVSRSGYYEWTTREESEQSLKRKELDKHIRQAFVDSRELYGSPKIHQKLKQQGVMVSEKTVGRRMREMGLRSRTVKKYKATTNSKHNLPVAENVLNQNFTAEKPNQVWMADITYVPTDEGWLYLASVEDLCTRKIAGFHMDERMTKELCLKALDQAYRLQMPEEGVLHHSDRGSQYASAKYQERLQNYKITGSMSRKGNCYDNACIESFHSVLKKELIYLNKFKTRAEAKAKIFEYITCFYNGKRIHSSIGYLTPNQYERTFQKMA; encoded by the exons ATGCACACCGTGCGGCTCATTCAAGAAGAAGGGAAAACGGTGGCGCAGGTAGCCCGCGAAATGGGGCTGCATGAGAATACCCTTTACCGTTGGCTAGCAGAGTTTAAAGCGGACGGAGCTCAAGCTTTTCCTGGTAGCGGTCAACTGAAGCCAGATGACAAAGCCATGCGTGATCTCCAGAAGCGAATCCGTGATCTGGAGGAAGAAAATGAAGTCCTAAAAAAGG GCCATGCACTACTTCGCCAAAGACCGGCGTTGATTTATGCTTACATTCATGAACACCGCTCAAAGCGCTGTGTCACGAAGTTGTGCTCTTGGTTAGGTGTATCCCGAAGCGGTTATTACGAGTGGACGACTCGTGAAGAAAGTGAGCAAAGCCTTAAACGTAAAGAACTAGATAAGCATATACGGCAAGCATTCGTGGACTCCAGAGAGCTTTACGGAAGCCCGAAAATCCATCAGAAATTGAAACAGCAAGGCGTAATGGTTTCAGAGAAGACGGTAGGCCGGAGAATGCGCGAAATGGGCTTGAGATCGCGTACGGTCAAGAAATATAAGGCTACGACGAACTCCAAACACAACTTGCCGGTGGCCGAGAATGTCTTAAATCAGAACTTTACGGCCGAGAAGCCCAATCAGGTATGGATGGCGGATATCACCTATGTTCCCACAGATGAAGGTTGGCTTTATCTCGCTAGTGTGGAAGATCTCTGCACACGCAAAATCGCAGGATTTCACATGGATGAACGGATGACAAAGGAGCTGTGCTTAAAGGCTCTAGATCAGGCCTATCGCCTCCAAATGCCGGAGGAGGGGGTGCTGCATCATTCCGATCGCGGCAGCCAGTACGCGTCAGCCAAATACCAGGAACGTCTCCAAAATTACAAGATAACTGGCAGCATGAGTCGCAAAGGAAATTGCTACGACAATGCCTGCATCGAATCGTTCCATAGCGTTCTGAAGAAAGAGCTGATCTATCTAAATAAGTTCAAAACGAGGGCCGAGGCAAAGGCCAAAATTTTTGAATATATAACCTGTTTCTACAATGGAAAAAGGATCCACTCTTCCATAGGATACCTTACACCCAATCAGTACGAACGTACGTTCCAAAAGATGGCGTAA
- a CDS encoding AraC family transcriptional regulator, giving the protein MKTMMELDKKWHQELPDALTLSELDTVEQLTENLSRVCAELCNSLTNEGTEAQLHIRMKQFLQEKYCDPLLTIDQLAERFDLSSSYASRYFKEQTGKTLWEYVNQLRIEQAMEMLRTTDLPLQDIVTRIGYNDVSSFIRKFKQQVQLTPGEYRKLHA; this is encoded by the coding sequence ATGAAGACAATGATGGAGTTGGACAAGAAGTGGCATCAGGAATTGCCGGACGCTCTGACGCTATCAGAGCTTGATACAGTGGAACAATTAACGGAGAACTTAAGTCGAGTTTGTGCAGAGTTATGTAACAGCTTAACTAATGAGGGGACTGAAGCGCAGCTCCATATTCGGATGAAGCAATTTTTGCAAGAGAAATATTGTGATCCGTTGTTAACAATTGATCAGCTAGCAGAACGTTTTGACTTGTCGTCTTCATACGCAAGCCGCTATTTTAAAGAGCAAACGGGAAAGACCTTATGGGAGTATGTGAATCAGTTAAGAATTGAGCAAGCTATGGAGATGCTGAGAACGACTGATTTGCCCTTGCAAGACATTGTTACTAGGATTGGCTATAATGATGTATCTAGCTTTATTCGCAAATTTAAGCAACAAGTTCAATTGACGCCTGGAGAATATCGTAAATTGCATGCTTGA
- a CDS encoding ABC transporter permease subunit, with protein sequence MSQWRRVIRNYELYLFLLPAIIYFIVFQYAPMYGVQIAFREFIASKGIWDSPWVGFTHFERFFNSYQFWPVIKNTIGISLYELAVKFPIPIITALLLNQLVFTRYKRFIQTITYAPHFISAVVIAGMIYLFLSPRNGLVNQLLAAFGLEKIFFLAEASWFKSIFIFSGVWQETGWSMIIYLAALTAVNPELHEAAVMDGASKIKRIFHVDIPSIMPTIMILLILNIGSFMTVGFEKVYLLQNSLNQPASEIIQTYVYKTGLLGAQFSYSAAIGLFNSVVNCMLLLLFNYVAKRIGQTSLW encoded by the coding sequence ATGAGCCAATGGAGAAGAGTCATTAGAAACTATGAATTGTACTTGTTTCTTTTACCCGCCATAATTTATTTTATTGTTTTTCAGTATGCACCAATGTATGGGGTTCAGATTGCCTTCAGAGAGTTTATCGCATCTAAGGGGATATGGGACAGTCCTTGGGTAGGTTTTACACATTTTGAACGATTCTTTAATTCCTACCAATTCTGGCCGGTAATTAAGAATACCATTGGAATCAGCCTTTACGAGCTTGCGGTAAAGTTTCCGATTCCGATCATCACCGCGCTGCTGTTAAACCAGCTGGTCTTTACACGGTACAAAAGGTTTATACAAACCATTACGTATGCGCCGCATTTTATCTCCGCTGTTGTTATCGCAGGTATGATCTATTTGTTCCTCTCGCCACGCAACGGACTGGTAAATCAACTATTAGCTGCATTCGGCCTAGAGAAGATATTCTTTCTTGCGGAGGCAAGCTGGTTTAAATCCATTTTCATATTTTCAGGTGTGTGGCAGGAGACGGGTTGGTCGATGATTATATATCTAGCAGCTCTGACAGCTGTTAATCCAGAACTGCACGAAGCAGCCGTTATGGACGGAGCCAGCAAGATTAAGCGGATCTTTCATGTGGATATTCCTTCCATTATGCCGACTATCATGATTCTACTTATTCTTAATATAGGCAGCTTCATGACGGTAGGATTTGAGAAGGTGTACCTTCTGCAAAATTCATTGAATCAGCCTGCGTCAGAAATTATCCAAACATATGTCTACAAGACTGGGTTACTCGGAGCGCAATTTAGTTATTCAGCAGCAATTGGTCTATTTAATTCCGTGGTAAACTGCATGTTGTTATTATTGTTTAATTATGTGGCCAAACGAATCGGTCAAACCAGCTTGTGGTAG
- a CDS encoding carbohydrate ABC transporter permease: MKNLARSRGDRLFDLFNILLFAFVSLIVIYPLYFMIIASFSDPQSINSGAVWLLPQDITFEGYSRILNDPNIWLGYRNSIFYTIVGTAINVALIIPAGYALSRRDLLGRNPIIIFIVFTMFFNGGLIPTYLVVKNLGMLDTIWALILPSAVGVYNLIICRTYFQSTIPDALYEAAAIDGSTNTGFFFRVVLPLSLPIIAVMVLFHVVMHWNSYFPALIYLKDEVKRPLQLILREILIISQQQDNMVVDSESIADQQRIAELVKYGVVIVASLPVLVLYPFLQKYFVKGVMIGSIKG, encoded by the coding sequence ATGAAAAATCTTGCACGTAGTCGCGGAGACCGACTTTTCGACCTCTTTAATATTTTGTTGTTTGCATTTGTAAGTTTAATTGTCATTTATCCTTTGTATTTCATGATAATTGCATCGTTCAGTGATCCGCAAAGCATTAATTCAGGAGCAGTGTGGCTACTCCCGCAGGACATCACCTTCGAGGGCTACAGTCGAATTTTGAACGACCCTAATATATGGCTTGGATATCGAAATTCGATTTTCTACACCATTGTGGGAACTGCAATTAATGTAGCCTTGATTATACCAGCTGGGTATGCTTTGTCACGGAGGGACTTGCTCGGCAGGAATCCGATCATTATCTTTATTGTTTTCACCATGTTTTTCAATGGCGGATTGATTCCAACCTATCTAGTTGTAAAGAATTTAGGTATGTTGGATACGATATGGGCCTTAATCCTTCCTAGTGCCGTTGGTGTTTACAATCTCATTATTTGCAGAACGTATTTTCAGAGCACTATCCCGGATGCACTATATGAAGCGGCTGCTATTGATGGGTCGACGAATACTGGCTTTTTCTTTCGAGTTGTGCTCCCTTTATCCTTACCGATTATTGCAGTTATGGTGCTATTCCATGTAGTCATGCATTGGAATTCATACTTCCCTGCTCTAATCTATCTGAAGGATGAGGTTAAACGACCGCTTCAATTAATTCTGAGAGAAATCTTAATCATCAGTCAGCAACAGGATAACATGGTGGTAGACTCCGAATCGATCGCCGATCAGCAGCGTATTGCTGAGTTGGTGAAATATGGCGTAGTCATCGTAGCCAGCTTGCCGGTTCTTGTACTGTATCCGTTTCTGCAAAAGTATTTTGTTAAGGGTGTTATGATTGGATCAATAAAAGGTTAA
- a CDS encoding extracellular solute-binding protein, which translates to MHKKKWLGVFTVIVMTTVLALAGCSSNNAENNIGNKNSTESGEVGSNEQSNFNKEGYPIVKEKVTFQLVGPKQEGIAKEYNDMIMFKQLEEETNVHIEWSMTENSTWNEKKNLLFAGNDLPDAFYGGSALTTNEVVQYGSQGILIPLEELIEEYAPNLKRVFEQRPHYKEAITAPDGHIYSLPNIVENDSFLNSDTIYINKEWLDQVGMKVPETTDEFYQVLKAFKENDPNGNGKSDEIPLSFDYLHVNHGMYSLSGSFGVLDNPGTHTYLENEKVIFAPVQPGYREFLEYFHKLYREGLIDQEVFTQDEQVYFAKIKNKELGVKIIWNNVINFGDITQSPYSAIPPLAGPDGTRLWNVNRGQGINSFASFAITSEAERPEILMRWIDRQYEPDMSWQMHSGPFGHNLILSDNGKYDRANSPEGLSNNQFRHSEAPGNFGVWAVLGESNRLNMPAGMKEKHEAAQVYKPYLAKQENLYPDIIYNVEDVSRLKVLKTDIHQYIETAVPQFIIDGVTDSNWDTYINSLNKMGLQELIDIYQENYDNLD; encoded by the coding sequence ATGCATAAGAAGAAGTGGTTAGGTGTTTTTACAGTTATTGTAATGACAACTGTGCTGGCACTGGCTGGCTGCAGTAGCAATAACGCTGAGAATAATATCGGCAATAAAAACTCAACTGAATCGGGGGAAGTTGGGTCGAATGAACAAAGCAATTTTAATAAGGAAGGCTACCCAATTGTCAAGGAAAAGGTGACCTTCCAACTGGTAGGTCCTAAGCAAGAGGGAATTGCAAAGGAATACAACGATATGATCATGTTTAAGCAATTAGAGGAAGAAACCAATGTCCATATCGAATGGTCAATGACAGAGAACAGCACTTGGAATGAAAAGAAAAATTTATTGTTTGCAGGCAATGATCTTCCAGATGCATTCTATGGCGGTTCCGCTCTAACGACAAATGAGGTTGTTCAATATGGATCTCAGGGTATCTTAATTCCGCTAGAGGAGCTGATTGAAGAATATGCACCAAATTTGAAACGAGTTTTTGAACAACGCCCGCACTATAAAGAAGCAATTACAGCTCCTGATGGTCATATATATTCTCTGCCTAATATTGTTGAGAATGACTCCTTTCTAAATTCGGATACTATTTACATTAACAAAGAATGGCTGGATCAAGTAGGGATGAAGGTTCCTGAAACTACTGATGAATTTTACCAGGTGTTGAAGGCTTTTAAAGAAAACGATCCGAATGGAAACGGGAAATCCGACGAGATTCCTCTTAGCTTTGACTATCTGCACGTCAATCATGGGATGTACTCGTTGTCCGGTTCATTCGGGGTTTTAGACAATCCTGGAACACACACCTATCTAGAAAATGAAAAGGTCATATTCGCGCCAGTACAACCCGGATATCGAGAATTCCTGGAATATTTCCACAAGCTTTACAGAGAAGGATTGATTGACCAAGAGGTTTTCACGCAAGATGAACAAGTCTATTTTGCTAAGATAAAAAACAAAGAGCTGGGTGTTAAGATTATTTGGAACAACGTGATTAATTTCGGAGATATCACTCAGTCGCCATATTCCGCAATCCCGCCATTGGCAGGTCCAGATGGTACCAGATTGTGGAATGTGAATCGAGGCCAAGGTATTAACTCTTTCGCAAGCTTCGCCATTACTTCTGAAGCAGAGCGTCCTGAGATCTTAATGCGTTGGATTGACAGACAATACGAGCCCGACATGAGCTGGCAGATGCACAGTGGTCCGTTTGGACATAATCTGATTTTGAGCGACAATGGTAAGTATGACAGAGCTAATTCACCAGAAGGATTATCGAACAATCAGTTCAGACATTCAGAAGCGCCAGGCAATTTCGGGGTATGGGCCGTTCTTGGTGAATCCAACCGCTTAAACATGCCTGCCGGAATGAAGGAAAAACATGAAGCCGCACAAGTGTATAAACCTTATTTAGCGAAGCAAGAGAACCTTTATCCTGATATCATTTATAATGTGGAGGACGTTTCGCGTTTGAAAGTTCTGAAGACGGATATACATCAGTATATCGAAACCGCAGTCCCCCAATTCATAATAGATGGCGTGACGGATAGCAACTGGGACACTTATATTAATAGTTTAAACAAGATGGGATTGCAAGAGCTTATTGATATTTATCAAGAAAATTACGATAATTTAGATTAA
- a CDS encoding helix-turn-helix domain-containing protein codes for MIKELNKVMRRNLLLKMTASYIMVFFTIIFLLYMTFFLFIRDELEKDTHLIKNKYAEYVMQSIDFQLRAIDQSAINLIQNNETIKRLFEVNAFDPLLHVETYDSLNTLMVRHTLLDSVYVVRYADGKIISNRVSSHIAEYGDQLFINEMMVQAPKGWGSQRPFKEFVSSRSKDVVSLVRKYPLHTGELGVLVLNVDVLKLDSLIMELNKGTVSYLELYSTGMNRIIEKNHEESIVNHSISEVQSQYTGWVLRSGLRSQSTNEWLESIGSYWIVIGLVIVTAGALLLAALSIKHYHPVQTIVSRIQSYYTSTEQAHEQQIIGVGLLEKSFQEFIEVSEKYKAQANEVQQLSRLQFFRDVIEGTRQVKKTEWASAMHTYGMPGQFDQAYVQLIEIDQYSLFIKNYTVKDQELFRFVLHAAIVESAGSKPFLHAWAEWISPSRMAVIIRYTNTGVSNEPTKLLNEYRDWVDIHLPFPITVGIGDPSGEIEGLVASYTQAVEAASYKLVLGVGRTIAYRDLPIGEKNEMYEHLVRLRSAADLYKLGKEGWEPLLKQSFELFAQRWISIDELRNLLNYFIFYLYKELQKLPKEEAVACAEQLHEGLLNALNQEEQLEGILARWVMCLTATQELLKEHLHHIQHYELITNVRTYIEQNYADAEISLVTLSDIFGISPKYLSQVFKETYGEKFIDVLLALRMEHAKVLLKESSVSIQEISGMVGYTNAVSFSQSFKKYAGISPSYYRGNI; via the coding sequence ATGATAAAGGAGCTGAATAAGGTCATGAGACGGAATCTATTGTTGAAAATGACAGCTTCGTATATCATGGTGTTCTTTACAATCATCTTCCTTCTATATATGACTTTCTTCCTGTTCATTAGAGATGAGCTGGAGAAGGATACCCATCTGATAAAAAACAAGTATGCTGAATATGTTATGCAATCCATAGACTTCCAATTGAGGGCCATCGATCAAAGTGCAATAAATTTAATCCAGAATAATGAAACGATTAAACGGTTGTTCGAAGTGAATGCCTTTGATCCGCTGTTGCACGTGGAGACCTATGACAGCTTGAATACGTTGATGGTAAGGCATACCCTCCTGGATAGCGTTTATGTTGTGCGTTACGCAGACGGCAAGATCATCAGTAATCGTGTCTCAAGCCATATAGCCGAATATGGGGATCAGCTTTTCATAAATGAGATGATGGTACAAGCGCCTAAGGGATGGGGGAGTCAACGCCCATTCAAGGAATTTGTCTCTTCTAGATCTAAGGATGTCGTTAGTTTGGTGAGAAAATATCCTCTGCATACAGGCGAACTAGGCGTCCTAGTATTAAATGTGGATGTGCTAAAGCTGGATTCACTGATTATGGAGCTCAATAAAGGGACCGTCTCTTATCTGGAGCTCTATAGTACAGGAATGAATCGAATAATTGAGAAGAATCATGAAGAATCCATCGTCAATCATTCCATCAGTGAAGTCCAATCTCAATATACGGGCTGGGTTTTAAGGAGCGGCCTCCGCAGTCAATCTACAAACGAGTGGTTAGAATCCATCGGATCTTATTGGATCGTGATTGGTCTGGTGATCGTGACAGCAGGCGCGCTGCTGCTAGCGGCATTATCTATTAAGCATTACCATCCTGTCCAGACTATTGTCAGCCGTATCCAGTCTTATTACACCTCGACCGAGCAAGCGCATGAGCAACAGATCATCGGTGTGGGACTACTGGAGAAATCATTTCAGGAATTTATAGAGGTATCAGAGAAATATAAGGCCCAGGCAAATGAGGTACAGCAGTTGAGCCGCTTGCAGTTCTTCAGAGACGTTATTGAGGGTACTCGGCAGGTGAAGAAGACGGAGTGGGCATCAGCGATGCACACCTATGGCATGCCGGGACAATTCGACCAAGCGTATGTCCAGCTCATCGAGATTGATCAATATTCCCTGTTTATAAAGAACTACACCGTCAAAGACCAAGAGCTTTTCAGATTCGTATTGCATGCTGCTATCGTGGAGAGTGCAGGCAGCAAGCCATTCCTCCATGCTTGGGCCGAATGGATATCTCCTTCAAGAATGGCTGTAATTATTCGGTATACGAATACGGGTGTCAGCAACGAGCCGACAAAGCTGTTGAACGAATACCGAGATTGGGTGGACATTCATCTGCCATTCCCGATTACGGTTGGTATAGGAGATCCATCAGGAGAGATCGAGGGTCTGGTGGCATCATATACGCAGGCTGTTGAGGCGGCCAGTTATAAGTTAGTGCTGGGTGTCGGTAGAACTATCGCTTACCGTGATCTGCCGATTGGAGAGAAGAATGAGATGTATGAACATCTCGTTCGATTGAGAAGCGCAGCCGATCTGTACAAGCTCGGCAAAGAAGGATGGGAGCCACTGCTTAAACAGTCCTTCGAGTTATTTGCTCAACGTTGGATTAGCATCGATGAGCTGAGGAATTTATTGAATTATTTCATCTTTTATTTGTATAAGGAACTACAGAAGCTGCCCAAGGAAGAGGCTGTGGCTTGTGCCGAGCAATTGCATGAAGGACTGCTGAACGCACTCAATCAGGAAGAGCAATTGGAAGGTATTCTTGCAAGATGGGTCATGTGCTTAACCGCAACTCAAGAGTTGCTCAAAGAGCATCTGCATCATATTCAACACTATGAGCTTATTACGAATGTCAGGACTTATATTGAACAAAATTATGCAGATGCCGAAATATCGCTGGTTACTTTAAGTGATATATTCGGAATATCTCCCAAGTATTTGAGCCAAGTCTTTAAGGAGACATATGGCGAGAAATTTATCGACGTTCTACTGGCACTTCGTATGGAGCATGCAAAAGTACTGCTGAAGGAATCAAGCGTTTCTATTCAAGAAATATCCGGGATGGTTGGGTACACCAATGCGGTCTCATTCAGCCAGTCCTTCAAGAAATATGCAGGGATCTCCCCAAGCTATTACCGAGGCAATATATAA
- a CDS encoding ABC transporter permease subunit codes for MWKQNIPLLIMLGPIILYFLIFKYAPMFGLIVAFKDYNLIEGAIKSPWIGLRNFQLLFNNPMSIDIIRNTLLLSALQIIVGFPFPVLMALLLNEVRLKWFKKSIQTLVYMPHFFSWVIVGGIVLTIFSQETGIVNVLLERWFGYTYPFMYQEASWITVFLGSGIWKEAGFSAIIYLAALASIDPSLYEAASMDGAGKLRKIWHITLPGIRPTMILLFILAMGRVMEVGFDPIYVMQNAAVMDVASVISTYIYTMGIQNGQYSLTTAMGLFESLVGLVLVVTANQIARRFGQELW; via the coding sequence ATGTGGAAGCAAAATATTCCGTTATTAATTATGTTAGGGCCCATCATCCTGTATTTCCTCATTTTCAAGTATGCACCAATGTTCGGGTTGATCGTAGCCTTTAAGGATTACAATCTGATCGAAGGGGCAATCAAGAGTCCATGGATCGGCTTGAGGAATTTTCAACTCTTGTTCAATAATCCGATGAGCATTGATATCATTCGTAACACCTTGCTGTTGAGTGCGTTACAAATTATCGTGGGATTCCCATTTCCAGTGCTCATGGCGTTGCTGCTGAACGAGGTTCGATTGAAATGGTTTAAGAAAAGCATTCAGACATTGGTATACATGCCGCATTTCTTTAGTTGGGTTATTGTGGGCGGAATTGTGCTCACGATCTTCTCTCAAGAGACCGGTATTGTCAATGTTCTATTGGAAAGGTGGTTTGGTTATACGTATCCCTTTATGTATCAGGAGGCTTCATGGATCACAGTGTTTCTGGGTTCGGGAATATGGAAGGAAGCGGGTTTCTCAGCGATTATCTATCTGGCTGCTTTAGCTTCTATCGATCCAAGCTTATATGAAGCAGCTAGCATGGACGGTGCAGGGAAGCTTAGGAAAATCTGGCATATTACTTTGCCGGGTATACGACCTACGATGATCCTGCTGTTCATCTTAGCTATGGGAAGAGTAATGGAGGTCGGCTTTGATCCGATATATGTTATGCAGAATGCTGCTGTCATGGATGTGGCTAGCGTCATCAGTACTTATATTTACACTATGGGTATACAGAATGGGCAATACAGTCTTACGACGGCCATGGGATTATTTGAATCTCTTGTGGGGCTAGTTCTAGTTGTGACTGCCAATCAGATTGCCCGCAGATTTGGACAAGAATTATGGTGA
- a CDS encoding carbohydrate ABC transporter permease, protein MRLSRDERVLSIINYVALTLIGLSCLFPLMHIISVSFSGYNAIITDQVTLWPVGISWENYDLLLQGTDVVRGFTNNVVITVIGSALSMLATILAAYPLSRSYCIGRKPITMAIVFTMLFQGGLIPTFLLVKNLGLIDSYWSLWFLTLVSAYNMLIMRTFFQQIPEEMIESARMDGCSEWRILFNMILPLSKPVLATLTLFYAVHYWNIFLGVLIYINDSDKKNLTVMVQQMIQSQQLIAQLGKDAFDVNINLTPEGIKSAGIMVLVAPLMIIYPFLQKYFVKGVMLGSVKG, encoded by the coding sequence ATGCGATTGTCGCGAGACGAGAGGGTCTTATCCATCATTAACTATGTAGCACTTACCTTGATTGGGTTGTCCTGCTTATTCCCTCTAATGCATATCATCAGTGTTTCGTTCAGCGGGTATAATGCAATCATTACGGATCAGGTTACCTTGTGGCCGGTAGGCATATCCTGGGAGAACTATGACTTGCTTCTGCAGGGTACGGACGTGGTGAGAGGATTTACGAACAATGTAGTTATTACAGTGATAGGAAGCGCACTAAGCATGCTGGCTACCATCTTGGCTGCATATCCCTTATCCAGAAGCTATTGTATTGGGCGCAAACCTATAACGATGGCTATCGTCTTTACCATGCTGTTCCAAGGGGGATTAATACCAACGTTTCTGCTCGTCAAAAATTTGGGGCTAATCGATTCTTACTGGTCTCTGTGGTTCCTTACACTGGTTAGTGCCTATAATATGTTGATTATGAGGACATTCTTCCAGCAGATTCCCGAGGAAATGATAGAATCCGCTAGAATGGACGGTTGCAGTGAGTGGAGAATTCTCTTCAATATGATTCTGCCATTGTCGAAGCCGGTCTTGGCTACGCTAACGCTTTTTTATGCTGTACACTATTGGAACATTTTCCTTGGGGTGCTGATCTATATCAATGATTCGGATAAGAAGAACTTGACTGTAATGGTCCAGCAGATGATTCAGAGTCAACAGTTGATTGCGCAGCTAGGCAAGGATGCTTTCGATGTCAATATCAATCTTACCCCGGAAGGTATCAAGTCAGCGGGAATTATGGTGTTGGTTGCCCCGCTCATGATTATTTACCCTTTTCTTCAGAAGTACTTCGTAAAGGGCGTTATGCTAGGTTCAGTTAAGGGTTGA
- a CDS encoding extracellular solute-binding protein: protein MNQKRGRTLVASLLAVVLIISALLTGCNTNNNTNKDTDNVPITKDESNQPEHKKEGERAKITVPFINFGVIPSEEGTPTDNRWTQWIQENAPVDVEFVDVPVGQRIEKYNAMFAAGEAPDLIMTFGDDFIAQLIDQKLVMPIDDLIENYSTNYKELLNEFPEIRQAATKTDGHMYSIARVVGVKTNPAIVIREDWLQKLSLEIPKTTEELYTVAEAFAKQDPDGNGKDDTYGIGLSQGSRYAYESMFGVNDYYDRNGELVRDSMPRQQYIEFIKKLYDNGIVDKDFLTDKDGAKESQDFLTGKLGITLINQASRPMGFNTFKSFLDNNSNGSYTVIELPESPNGQYSPHINPPFEMFVMVNSQTKNPEAVMKYIDFLLEDQTGIILSYGFKGEHWELGDNGCPNLLDADKYAKEVGWNKLYWEWIFPELKFGPCREFASTLNPDDPVEKKFIEFTEKHSAAYLSKERPIKGLTFGLYMPQIPKDLNQIRQSTSKTIQDILDKALVSGSSYSAEQAVKDADKVFYGSGGEKIDQWHNDWYKAHKDEAFLIEEIYAFLEKQQELGKAPSVKFE from the coding sequence ATGAATCAAAAAAGGGGAAGAACGCTCGTAGCTAGTCTGTTGGCTGTAGTGCTCATCATTTCTGCTCTATTGACGGGGTGTAACACCAATAATAATACTAATAAAGACACCGACAACGTTCCCATCACGAAAGATGAGTCAAACCAGCCAGAACATAAGAAAGAAGGGGAACGGGCAAAGATCACAGTGCCTTTCATCAACTTTGGTGTTATTCCTTCCGAAGAGGGTACGCCGACAGACAATCGTTGGACGCAATGGATTCAAGAGAATGCACCGGTGGATGTGGAGTTTGTTGATGTACCTGTAGGGCAGCGTATTGAGAAATATAATGCTATGTTCGCTGCAGGAGAAGCGCCTGACCTGATCATGACCTTCGGAGATGACTTCATTGCTCAGCTCATCGATCAGAAGCTGGTTATGCCAATTGATGACCTCATCGAGAACTACAGTACGAATTACAAAGAACTTCTAAACGAGTTCCCGGAAATTCGACAAGCCGCAACGAAAACAGACGGTCATATGTATTCGATCGCCAGAGTTGTTGGAGTTAAGACGAATCCAGCCATTGTCATTCGAGAGGATTGGCTTCAGAAGCTAAGCTTGGAGATCCCTAAGACGACGGAAGAGCTGTATACGGTTGCTGAAGCCTTCGCCAAGCAAGATCCGGATGGGAATGGCAAGGATGACACTTACGGTATCGGATTGTCTCAAGGATCAAGATACGCTTATGAATCGATGTTTGGTGTGAACGATTACTATGACAGGAATGGAGAGTTAGTGAGGGATTCCATGCCGCGTCAGCAGTACATTGAATTCATAAAAAAACTTTATGATAATGGCATCGTAGATAAAGATTTCTTGACCGATAAGGATGGTGCCAAGGAATCACAGGATTTCTTGACGGGCAAGCTTGGAATTACCTTGATTAATCAAGCTTCCCGACCTATGGGATTCAATACCTTCAAGTCCTTCCTGGACAATAATTCGAATGGTTCATACACTGTTATTGAACTGCCTGAGAGCCCGAATGGGCAGTACTCTCCGCATATTAATCCGCCGTTCGAGATGTTTGTCATGGTAAACTCGCAGACCAAGAATCCGGAAGCCGTGATGAAGTATATTGACTTTCTACTCGAAGATCAGACGGGAATTATCTTATCTTATGGCTTCAAGGGCGAGCACTGGGAGCTGGGAGATAACGGTTGTCCTAATTTGCTTGATGCCGATAAGTACGCTAAAGAAGTAGGTTGGAACAAGCTGTATTGGGAGTGGATTTTTCCTGAGCTCAAATTCGGACCATGCCGCGAATTTGCCAGCACGCTGAATCCAGATGATCCAGTTGAGAAGAAGTTCATTGAATTCACCGAGAAGCACAGTGCGGCATATCTATCGAAGGAGCGTCCGATTAAAGGTCTAACCTTCGGATTATATATGCCGCAGATTCCTAAGGATTTAAACCAGATTAGACAAAGTACCTCGAAAACAATTCAAGACATACTCGACAAAGCGCTGGTTAGCGGGAGCTCCTACTCGGCAGAGCAGGCGGTGAAGGATGCCGATAAGGTATTCTATGGCTCCGGTGGAGAAAAGATTGATCAGTGGCATAATGATTGGTATAAGGCGCACAAAGATGAAGCTTTCTTAATTGAGGAAATCTACGCATTCCTAGAGAAGCAACAAGAACTAGGAAAAGCGCCAAGCGTCAAATTTGAATAG